The following are from one region of the Schistosoma mansoni, WGS project CABG00000000 data, chromosome 2 unplaced supercontig 0213, strain Puerto Rico, whole genome shotgun sequence genome:
- a CDS encoding Calmodulin-5/6/7/8 (CaM-5/6/7/8), putative has product MMNPSDEKETKDETAQPVSRQDSQILKESVIKSIYDSLSSAKSRKVTLNQICRCLQMLNQCPTSATLDKIYSDYTPEDMEGIGPDSMLIDLKVDYCGHSCVYSDHEFFDKNESGVVDTEPMKTMLLTVGDCFTDKECNEFFKEAAPGTDGKWPYDDFVKKLVDAYPRPQSKKARSAGTGKKKSARK; this is encoded by the exons ATG ATGAATCCTTCCGATGAAAAAGAAACGAAAGATGAAACAGCACAACCAGTTAGCAGACAAGATAGTCAAATTCTAAAAGAAAGTGTCATTAAAA GTATTTATGATTCACTTTCTTCGGCAAAAAGTCGAAAAGTCACTTTAAATCAAATATGTCGTTGTTTACAAATGCTTAATCAGTGTCCTACTTCAGCCACTTTGGATAAAATCTATTCTGATTATACACCTGAAGATATGGAAGGGATTGGACCAG ACTCTATGCTGATTGACCTAAAGGTGGATTACTGTGGACATTCTTGTGTCTACAGTGATCATGAG TTCTTTGATAAAAATGAATCTGGTGTCGTGGATACAGAACCAATGAAAACAATGCTGTTAACTGTCGGTGACTGTTTTACAGATAAGGAGTGCAATGAATTTTTTAAAGAAGCTGCGCCTGGAACAGATGGCAAATGGCCTTATGATG ACTTCGTTAAAAAGTTGGTCGATGCTTATCCACGTCCACAATCAAAGAAGGCGAGATCTGCAGGAACAGGTAAAAAGAAGAGTGCtagaaaatga